Proteins encoded within one genomic window of Candidatus Berkiella cookevillensis:
- a CDS encoding tetratricopeptide repeat protein — protein sequence MLSKFRLLSMLGGIVFTSGVSFMALAEDIGSDINSGIEYQAITTDNSAVTPEQFEMVNTAAKRGGAEAQYTLGVFYLEGVYVDTNPKIALSWFIKAAEQGHLNAQYNLAQCYLKGVGTRINYRQAMNWFSKAADSGHAPSSYNLGLMYSQGLGVDINYKMANMWLKKAADQRYAPAEYAIGLAYSKGLGEKQNNHAAMQWFQKAASQKYAPAIFAIGVSYESGLGVDKNAEEAFKYYLQSAQLNYTQGQLKVAKSYKEGLGVTADDAEYVKWTIQAAQSGSMDAKVALAKLYRDGDGVKQSYQRSLELYEQAAKNNYGPAMYEMGISYENGWGVEQSKLKAFDWLKKAANKQVPAAEFKVFLYLTEGYGTIEEQNKANDWLKKALAHRYPDAVVYMGKAYLKGLYGYPENPKQACVWFEKAAQLNFVEGFYYLGNCFRDGLNQEQSYVKAFEAYTKAAEMGYGPAQNELARFYAEGLGTDFNDKESIRWLTEAANKGYKDSQYNLGIRYRNGNGIEKDEVKAAQYFTMAAEQNHFGAQYELGMSYLNGQGVEKNPQKAFELFEKAAMKGDNNAQYRLALCYQEGNGVAKDLVKAYAWLKIASVGSGAAIQEARDQLMEKLTPEQLTQGSDLSDELMQQLLTDEFDIKF from the coding sequence ATGCTGTCAAAATTTAGACTATTATCTATGCTGGGCGGTATTGTCTTTACCAGTGGTGTGAGTTTTATGGCACTTGCAGAAGATATTGGGAGTGATATAAATAGTGGCATTGAGTATCAAGCCATTACAACAGATAATTCTGCGGTTACACCCGAGCAATTTGAAATGGTTAATACCGCTGCAAAACGTGGCGGTGCAGAAGCACAATACACTTTAGGGGTATTTTATTTGGAAGGTGTTTATGTAGATACTAATCCAAAAATTGCACTGAGTTGGTTTATAAAAGCTGCGGAGCAAGGACATTTGAATGCACAATATAATCTTGCTCAATGTTATTTAAAAGGTGTTGGCACCCGTATCAATTATAGGCAGGCAATGAATTGGTTTAGTAAGGCTGCAGATAGTGGTCATGCACCATCCTCTTATAATTTAGGGCTTATGTATAGTCAAGGTTTAGGGGTTGATATTAACTATAAAATGGCAAATATGTGGTTAAAGAAAGCCGCAGATCAACGCTATGCGCCAGCAGAGTATGCAATTGGTTTGGCCTATAGTAAAGGGTTGGGAGAGAAACAAAACAATCATGCAGCTATGCAATGGTTTCAAAAAGCAGCATCGCAAAAATATGCGCCAGCTATTTTTGCGATAGGTGTTTCTTATGAATCAGGATTGGGGGTAGATAAAAATGCTGAAGAAGCTTTTAAATATTACCTTCAATCAGCACAATTAAATTATACACAAGGGCAACTTAAAGTTGCAAAATCATATAAAGAAGGTCTTGGAGTTACCGCAGATGATGCTGAATATGTTAAGTGGACAATTCAAGCAGCACAATCAGGATCGATGGATGCTAAAGTAGCATTGGCTAAATTATACAGAGATGGTGATGGTGTTAAACAGAGTTATCAGCGATCACTTGAGTTATATGAGCAAGCCGCGAAAAATAATTATGGTCCGGCGATGTATGAAATGGGTATTTCATATGAAAATGGTTGGGGTGTTGAGCAAAGCAAACTTAAAGCCTTTGACTGGTTAAAAAAAGCAGCCAATAAACAGGTGCCAGCCGCTGAGTTTAAAGTGTTTCTCTACCTCACAGAAGGTTATGGTACGATTGAAGAACAAAACAAAGCCAATGATTGGTTAAAGAAGGCTTTGGCGCATCGTTATCCTGATGCTGTTGTTTATATGGGTAAAGCTTATTTAAAGGGTTTGTACGGCTATCCTGAAAATCCTAAGCAAGCCTGTGTGTGGTTTGAAAAAGCAGCGCAATTAAATTTTGTTGAAGGTTTTTACTATTTAGGCAATTGCTTTAGAGATGGTTTGAATCAAGAGCAAAGCTATGTTAAGGCCTTTGAAGCCTATACAAAAGCTGCGGAAATGGGGTATGGTCCAGCACAAAATGAACTTGCTCGATTTTATGCAGAAGGACTTGGCACAGATTTTAATGACAAAGAATCGATTCGTTGGCTTACAGAGGCTGCCAACAAAGGATACAAAGATTCTCAATATAACCTGGGAATTCGCTATAGAAATGGTAATGGTATTGAGAAAGATGAGGTGAAAGCTGCACAATATTTTACAATGGCTGCTGAACAAAATCATTTTGGTGCTCAATATGAACTAGGGATGAGCTATCTTAATGGGCAAGGTGTAGAAAAAAATCCTCAAAAAGCATTTGAATTATTTGAAAAGGCCGCAATGAAGGGGGATAACAATGCTCAATATCGTTTGGCGCTTTGTTATCAAGAAGGCAATGGTGTTGCCAAAGATCTTGTGAAAGCATATGCTTGGTTAAAAATTGCATCTGTTGGTTCTGGGGCAGCAATTCAAGAGGCTCGTGATCAGCTCATGGAGAAATTGACACCAGAGCAACTAACGCAGGGAAGTGATTTGTCCGACGAGCTTATGCAGCAACTTTTGACAGATGAATTTGATATCAAGTTCTAA